In a genomic window of Ipomoea triloba cultivar NCNSP0323 chromosome 3, ASM357664v1:
- the LOC116013648 gene encoding 3-ketoacyl-CoA synthase 5-like has translation MAEESSPGFNRSSVKLKYVKLGYQYLVNHILTLLLVPVMAGVTIEVLRLGPEELVKIRDSVMSLDLIQVLCSSFFLVFVATLYFMSKPRSIYLVDYACYKPPVTCRVPFSTFMEHSRLILKENPKSVDFQMRILERSGLGEETCLPPAIHYIPPKPTMEAARGEAEEVIFSAIDSLMKQTGLKAKDIDILIVNCSLFSPTPSLSAMVVNKYKLRSNIKSYNLSGMGCSAGLISIDLARDLLHVHPNSNALVVSTEIITPNYYKGSERAMLLPNCLFRMGGAAILVSNKRRDSGRAKYRLMHVVRTHKGADDKAYRCVYEQEDPQGKVGINLSKDLMVIAGEALKSNITTIGPLVLPASEQLLFLFTLIGRKIFNPKWKPYIPDFKQAFEHFCIHAGGRAVIDELQKNLQLSSEHVEASRMTLHRFGNTSSSSLWYELNYIESKGRMKKGDRIWQIAFGSGFKCNSAVWKCNRNLKKPADGPWLDCIDRYPVHIPEVVKL, from the coding sequence atggcGGAAGAAAGCTCGCCGGGCTTCAACAGATCATCGGTGAAGCTGAAGTACGTGAAGTTGGGGTACCAGTACCTGGTAAACCACATTCTAACGTTGCTGCTAGTCCCTGTCATGGCGGGAGTGACGATCGAGGTTCTAAGGTTAGGTCCGGAGGAGCTTGTGAAGATTAGGGATTCTGTGATGAGCTTGGACCTTATCCAAGTTCTGTGTTCCTCCTTCTTCCTCGTCTTCGTCGCCACTCTCTACTTCATGTCCAAGCCCCGCTCCATTTATCTGGTGGATTACGCGTGCTATAAGCCGCCGGTGACTTGCCGAGTTCCGTTCTCGACTTTCATGGAGCATTCGCGGTTGATTTTGAAGGAGAATCCGAAGAGCGTGGACTTCCAAATGCGGATCCTGGAGCGATCCGGCCTCGGCGAGGAAACGTGCTTGCCGCCGGCGATTCATTATATCCCTCCCAAGCCGACAATGGAGGCCGCGAGAGGGGAAGCGGAGGAGGTTATCTTCTCCGCCATTGATTCTCTGATGAAGCAGACGGGGCTGAAGGCGAAAGATATTGATATTCTGATCGTGAATTGTAGCTTGTTCTCGCCGACTCCGTCTTTATCGGCGATGGTTGTTAATAAGTATAAGCTGAGGAGTAATATCAAAAGCTATAATCTGTCCGGGATGGGGTGCAGTGCCGGCCTGATCTCGATCGATCTCGCACGTGACCTCCTGCACGTGCACCCGAACTCCAACGCGCTGGTGGTTAGCACGGAGATCATCACGCCCAACTATTACAAAGGATCGGAGAGAGCTATGCTCCTCCCTAACTGCCTCTTCAGAATGGGTGGGGCCGCGATTCTCGTGTCCAATAAGAGGCGCGATTCGGGTCGGGCCAAGTACCGGCTCATGCACGTGGTCCGCACGCACAAGGGCGCCGACGACAAAGCCTACCGCTGCGTTTACGAGCAGGAAGATCCGCAAGGGAAAGTCGGAATCAATCTCTCCAAAGACCTAATGGTGATCGCCGGCGAGGCGCTCAAATCCAACATAACCACAATCGGCCCGCTAGTTCTCCCGGCATCGGAGCAGCTCCTCTTCCTCTTCACCCTAATCGGCCGGAAAATCTTCAATCCCAAATGGAAACCCTACATTCCGGACTTCAAACAGGCCTTCGAACACTTCTGCATCCACGCCGGCGGCCGCGCCGTGATCGACGAGCTCCAGAAGAATCTGCAGCTCTCGTCGGAGCACGTCGAGGCCTCCAGGATGACGCTGCACCGCTTCGGAAACACGTCGTCTTCTTCGCTCTGGTACGAACTCAACTACATTGAATCCAAAGGGAGGATGAAGAAAGGCGATAGGATTTGGCAGATTGCTTTCGGCAGTGGATTCAAATGTAACAGTGCAGTCTGGAAATGTAACCGTAACCTTAAAAAACCCGCGGATGGACCGTGGCTGGATTGCATCGATAGGTACCCAGTGCACATCCCCGAAGTAGTTaagctttaa
- the LOC116013383 gene encoding KH domain-containing protein At4g18375-like isoform X1, giving the protein MEGHKRNPLKRRPSPQFKKKGGPKRGKWNNPIPRRSSEKAHVSDTVYRILCQSRKIGSVIGKGGSIIKALREETQAKITVEDSVPGSDERVIIVSSPSAQLPEVTEDVDMEPHCAAQDALLKIHEKIVEEDLDGAGDEDNNEISVTTRLLVPNNLVGCVLGRKGDVIQRLRSEIGASIRVLPPENLPSCAMSTDELVQVSGTPSLVKRALYEISTLLHENPRKDKPPMSYPVAHGVQGFRSSDFPMGGMLPPGNSVWPRRNHNLNGMSHLPEVGGYENQPSRYGVENFDIVPPPHGGEPPTEFTMKILCLASKIGGVIGKGGLNVRQLQQETGASIHVEDVSADSDERVIRVSSIEALWDPISQTIKAILQLQSQTSEFSDKGIITTRLLVPSSKVGCILGQGGQVINEMRRRTKADIRVFSKEEKPKCASKDEELVQISGTFGVAKDALTEIASRLRTRSLRDSNAKVEPAPLRMAPGFGPPGDFPVVSLPPHGGLGTGSSSRFDYLKGDVREYDLPNYPGLPNSMRYPNISSPTNLKIPNSTMSSVIGTGGSNIPEHAASRMKLRDPQLGGPEHFAEIHRPMEHWSPPRNNYQGLVSSSGQTSNPQQGAYQSYTVQQGAYSQYSPSGMHYQNVNAYEAPHQSIQAQLPSYPNTNAQGSTNFDIR; this is encoded by the exons ATGGAAGGACATAAAAGAAACCCTTTAAAGCGACGCCCTAGTCCTCAATTTAAGAAAAAGGGTGGTCCTAAAAGAGGGAAGTGGAATAACCCTATCCCTAGAAGATCTTCTGAGAAAGCACATGTTTCTGATACTGTTTATCGTATTCTTTGTCAATCAAGAAAGATTGGTAGTGTAATTGGTAAAGGTGGTAGTATAATCAAAGCCTTGAGAGAAGAGACTCAAGCAAAGATCACAGTTGAAGATTCTGTTCCTGGTTCGGATGAGAGAGTGATAATTGTCTCTAGTCCATCTGCACAATTACCAGAAGTTACTGAAGATGTGGACATGGAGCCACATTGCGCTGCCCAAGATGCTCTTTTAAAAATCCATGAGAAGATTGTCGAGGAAGACTTGGATGGAGCAGGAGATGAAGATAACAATGAAATTTCAGTCACTACACGTCTTCTTGTTCCAAACAATTTAGTTGGTTGCGTTTTAGGTAGAAAAGGAGATGTTATTCAAAGGTTACGAAGTGAAATTGGTGCAAGCATTCGTGTTCTTCCTCCTGAAAATCTGCCCTCCTGTGCTATGAGTACTGATGAATTGGTTCAA GTATCAGGGACACCTTCTCTGGTAAAAAGAGCTCTGTATGAAATATCAACATTGTTGCATGAAAATCCACGCAAAGATAAACCTCCCATGAGTTATCCTGTGGCTCATGGTGTACAAGGTTTTAGATCTTCTGATTTTCCCATGGGAGGTATGCTCCCCCCTGGAAATTCAGTGTGGCCTAGGCGTAACCATAATTTAAATGGTATGTCACATCTGCCAGAGGTGGGAGGATATGAGAACCAGCCTTCCAGATATGGAGTTGAGAATTTTGATATTGTTCCTCCCCCACATGGCGGAGAACCTCCAACTGAATTCACTATGAAAATTTTATGCTTGGCTTCAAAGATTGGTGGAGTTATTGGCAAGGGAGGCCTTAATGTGAGACAACTGCAGCAAGAGACAGGGGCTAGTATTCATGTCGAGGATGTATCGGCTGATTCTGATGAAAGAGTTATTCGTGTCTCCTCTATTGAG GCTCTTTGGGACCCCATATCACAAACTATCAAAGCAATCCTTCAGCTTCAGAGTCAAACTAGTGAATTTTCTGATAAGGGAATTATCACTACTAGGCTTCTTGTTCCCTCTAGTAAGGTTGGCTGCATTCTTGGACAAGGAGGTCAAGTTATAAATGAAATGAGGAGGAGGACTAAGGCAGACATTCGTGTTTTCTCAAAGGAAGAGAAGCCCAAATGTGCTTCCAAGGATGAAGAACTTGTGCAG ATTTCGGGTACTTTTGGTGTTGCTAAAGATGCCTTGACTGAGATTGCATCAAGACTTAGAACACGATCCCTTCGAGATTCAAATGCTAAAGTAGAACCTGCTCCCTTAAGGATGGCCCCAGGGTTTGGTCCTCCTGGAGACTTCCCTGTTGTCAGTCTACCTCCACATGGTGGCTTAGGTACAGGCAGCTCTAGTAGATTTGACTACTTGAAG GGTGATGTTCGTGAATATGACCTTCCTAATTATCCAGGTCTTCCAAACTCCATGAG ATATCCAAATATCAGTAGTCCTACAAATCTGAAGATTCCAAACAGTACCATGAGTTCTGTAATTGGTACAGGAGGGAGCAATATACCTGAG CATGCTGCATCAAGGATGAAACTTCGTGATCCTCAGCTTGGTGGTCCTGAACATTTTGCCGAGATCCACAGACCTATGGAGCATTGGAGCCCTCCACGGAATAATTATCAAGGATTGGTTTCTTCTTCTGGTCAAACCAGCAATCCTCAGCAAGGTGCGTACCAAAGTTATACTGTCCAGCAAGGAGCCTACTCTCAGTACAGCCCTTCAGGAATGCACTACCAAAACGTTAACGCCTATGAAGCTCCTCACCAAAGTATCCAGGCGCAACTACCATCATATCCAAACACAAATGCACAAGGTTCTACCAATTTTGATATCAGATAG
- the LOC116013383 gene encoding RNA-binding KH domain-containing protein RCF3-like isoform X2, with protein MEGHKRNPLKRRPSPQFKKKGGPKRGKWNNPIPRRSSEKAHVSDTVYRILCQSRKIGSVIGKGGSIIKALREETQAKITVEDSVPGSDERVIIVSSPSAQLPEVTEDVDMEPHCAAQDALLKIHEKIVEEDLDGAGDEDNNEISVTTRLLVPNNLVGCVLGRKGDVIQRLRSEIGASIRVLPPENLPSCAMSTDELVQVSGTPSLVKRALYEISTLLHENPRKDKPPMSYPVAHGVQGFRSSDFPMGGMLPPGNSVWPRRNHNLNGMSHLPEVGGYENQPSRYGVENFDIVPPPHGGEPPTEFTMKILCLASKIGGVIGKGGLNVRQLQQETGASIHVEDVSADSDERVIRVSSIEALWDPISQTIKAILQLQSQTSEFSDKGIITTRLLVPSSKVGCILGQGGQVINEMRRRTKADIRVFSKEEKPKCASKDEELVQGDVREYDLPNYPGLPNSMRYPNISSPTNLKIPNSTMSSVIGTGGSNIPEHAASRMKLRDPQLGGPEHFAEIHRPMEHWSPPRNNYQGLVSSSGQTSNPQQGAYQSYTVQQGAYSQYSPSGMHYQNVNAYEAPHQSIQAQLPSYPNTNAQGSTNFDIR; from the exons ATGGAAGGACATAAAAGAAACCCTTTAAAGCGACGCCCTAGTCCTCAATTTAAGAAAAAGGGTGGTCCTAAAAGAGGGAAGTGGAATAACCCTATCCCTAGAAGATCTTCTGAGAAAGCACATGTTTCTGATACTGTTTATCGTATTCTTTGTCAATCAAGAAAGATTGGTAGTGTAATTGGTAAAGGTGGTAGTATAATCAAAGCCTTGAGAGAAGAGACTCAAGCAAAGATCACAGTTGAAGATTCTGTTCCTGGTTCGGATGAGAGAGTGATAATTGTCTCTAGTCCATCTGCACAATTACCAGAAGTTACTGAAGATGTGGACATGGAGCCACATTGCGCTGCCCAAGATGCTCTTTTAAAAATCCATGAGAAGATTGTCGAGGAAGACTTGGATGGAGCAGGAGATGAAGATAACAATGAAATTTCAGTCACTACACGTCTTCTTGTTCCAAACAATTTAGTTGGTTGCGTTTTAGGTAGAAAAGGAGATGTTATTCAAAGGTTACGAAGTGAAATTGGTGCAAGCATTCGTGTTCTTCCTCCTGAAAATCTGCCCTCCTGTGCTATGAGTACTGATGAATTGGTTCAA GTATCAGGGACACCTTCTCTGGTAAAAAGAGCTCTGTATGAAATATCAACATTGTTGCATGAAAATCCACGCAAAGATAAACCTCCCATGAGTTATCCTGTGGCTCATGGTGTACAAGGTTTTAGATCTTCTGATTTTCCCATGGGAGGTATGCTCCCCCCTGGAAATTCAGTGTGGCCTAGGCGTAACCATAATTTAAATGGTATGTCACATCTGCCAGAGGTGGGAGGATATGAGAACCAGCCTTCCAGATATGGAGTTGAGAATTTTGATATTGTTCCTCCCCCACATGGCGGAGAACCTCCAACTGAATTCACTATGAAAATTTTATGCTTGGCTTCAAAGATTGGTGGAGTTATTGGCAAGGGAGGCCTTAATGTGAGACAACTGCAGCAAGAGACAGGGGCTAGTATTCATGTCGAGGATGTATCGGCTGATTCTGATGAAAGAGTTATTCGTGTCTCCTCTATTGAG GCTCTTTGGGACCCCATATCACAAACTATCAAAGCAATCCTTCAGCTTCAGAGTCAAACTAGTGAATTTTCTGATAAGGGAATTATCACTACTAGGCTTCTTGTTCCCTCTAGTAAGGTTGGCTGCATTCTTGGACAAGGAGGTCAAGTTATAAATGAAATGAGGAGGAGGACTAAGGCAGACATTCGTGTTTTCTCAAAGGAAGAGAAGCCCAAATGTGCTTCCAAGGATGAAGAACTTGTGCAG GGTGATGTTCGTGAATATGACCTTCCTAATTATCCAGGTCTTCCAAACTCCATGAG ATATCCAAATATCAGTAGTCCTACAAATCTGAAGATTCCAAACAGTACCATGAGTTCTGTAATTGGTACAGGAGGGAGCAATATACCTGAG CATGCTGCATCAAGGATGAAACTTCGTGATCCTCAGCTTGGTGGTCCTGAACATTTTGCCGAGATCCACAGACCTATGGAGCATTGGAGCCCTCCACGGAATAATTATCAAGGATTGGTTTCTTCTTCTGGTCAAACCAGCAATCCTCAGCAAGGTGCGTACCAAAGTTATACTGTCCAGCAAGGAGCCTACTCTCAGTACAGCCCTTCAGGAATGCACTACCAAAACGTTAACGCCTATGAAGCTCCTCACCAAAGTATCCAGGCGCAACTACCATCATATCCAAACACAAATGCACAAGGTTCTACCAATTTTGATATCAGATAG
- the LOC116012342 gene encoding LOB domain-containing protein 40-like gives MRMSCNGCRVLRKGCSQNCSIRPCLQWIKSPESQANATLFLAKFYGRAGLLNLLNAAPDRLRPEVFKSLLYEASGRIVNPLFGSTGLLSTGNWELCQNAVDAVLKGAPITPVASDASAAAVLPLKACDIGHVHYKEGNRGKSGDLHRVRNRGRFKRAGAKIKENSVLTGSSDEEVNRSTSHESSLCHQSPAANEEPESREIQRLNSVEISQPAPDVRHVDFDDEIELELTLGFAPKVK, from the exons ATGCGGATGAGCTGTAATGGCTGTAGAGTTCTTAGGAAAGGTTGTAGCCAGAATTGCAGCATCAGACCTTGCCTTCAATGGATCAAGTCCCCGGAATCTCAGGCGAACGCCACCCTTTTTCTAGCTAAGTTCTACGGCCGCGCCGGCCTCCTCAACCTCCTTAACGCCGCCCCCGACCGCCTCCGCCCTG AGGTGTTTAAGTCGTTGTTGTACGAGGCGAGTGGGAGGATTGTGAACCCGTTGTTTGGATCGACCGGGTTGTTGTCGACCGGGAACTGGGAGCTCTGTCAGAACGCGGTGGACGCGGTTCTGAAAGGCGCGCCCATTACGCCGGTGGCGTCTGacgcctccgccgccgccgtcctTCCGCTGAAAGCTTGTGACATTGGACACGTGCACTACAAGGAAGGAAATCGCGGAAAGTCCGGCGATCTTCACCGGGTCAGGAACCGGGGCCGGTTCAAGAGGGCCGGTGCCAAGATCAAGGAAAATAGTGTCTTAACCGGGTCGAGTGACGAGGAGGTGAACCGATCAACGAGTCACGAGTCCTCGTTGTGCCATCAGTCGCCGGCGGCCAATGAAGAACCGGAAAGTCGCGAGATCCAGAGACTGAACTCCGTCGAGATATCTCAGCCGGCGCCGGATGTACGGCATGTCGACTTCGACGACGAAATTGAACTTGAGCTGACACTTGGGTTCGCGCCGAAAGTGAAGTGA